The Paenibacillus macerans genome includes a window with the following:
- the sigF gene encoding RNA polymerase sporulation sigma factor SigF yields MDAEVKQTSREFLDDAEVKRLIALSQAGDNAARDRLVGCNIRLVWSVVQRFMNRGYEPEDLFQIGCIGLLKSVDKFDLSYDVKFSTYAVPMIIGEIQRFLRDDGTLKVSRSLKEMANKVRKKKDELSKLMGRLPTVKEVAEELGVTPEDVVFAQEANKPPASIHETVFENDGDPITLMDQIADESQERWFDKLALHEAIDGLTDRERLIVYLRYYRDQTQSEVATRLGISQVQVSRLEKKILQNIRDQIAQ; encoded by the coding sequence ATGGATGCCGAAGTGAAGCAAACCTCGAGAGAGTTTTTGGACGACGCGGAAGTAAAGCGGTTAATCGCTCTGAGCCAGGCAGGGGACAACGCTGCCAGGGACCGGCTGGTAGGCTGCAATATCCGGCTCGTCTGGTCGGTCGTGCAGCGGTTTATGAATCGAGGGTATGAACCCGAAGATTTGTTTCAAATCGGCTGCATTGGACTGCTGAAGTCGGTGGACAAGTTTGACCTCAGCTACGATGTAAAGTTTTCGACCTATGCGGTTCCGATGATCATCGGGGAAATTCAGCGTTTTTTGCGCGATGACGGGACGCTGAAGGTCAGCCGGTCGCTGAAGGAAATGGCCAACAAAGTGCGCAAGAAGAAGGATGAATTGTCGAAGCTGATGGGCCGTCTCCCCACCGTCAAAGAGGTGGCCGAGGAGCTTGGGGTGACGCCGGAAGACGTTGTTTTTGCCCAGGAGGCCAATAAGCCGCCGGCTTCCATCCATGAGACGGTATTTGAAAACGACGGGGATCCGATCACGCTGATGGATCAAATCGCCGACGAATCCCAGGAACGCTGGTTCGACAAGCTCGCCTTGCACGAGGCGATCGACGGTTTGACCGACCGGGAACGGCTGATCGTGTATTTGCGGTATTACCGGGACCAGACCCAGTCCGAGGTCGCTACGCGGCTGGGCATCTCCCAGGTGCAGGTTTCCCGGCTGGAGAAAAAAATACTGCAGAACATCCGCGATCAGATCGCGCAATAA
- a CDS encoding pyrimidine-nucleoside phosphorylase, whose product MRAVDLIRKKRDGQELTTEEIGFLVRGYSEGRIPDYQMSAWAMAVYYQGMSARETADLTMAMASSGETIDLGSIRGVKVDKHSTGGVGDKTTIVLGPLAAAAGVPVAKMSGRGLGHTGGTIDKLEAISGFSVELGKERFFRQVNELGLAVVGQSGNMTPADKKLYALRDVTATVDSIPLIASSVMSKKIAAGADAIVLDVKTGSGAFMKTLEDSIRLAKAMVDIGTQVGRRTVAVISDMDQPLGYAIGNALEIKEAVATLRGEGPADLEEVCLILASHMLILGGKAADEEEAHALLKAKLQSGEALDKLKGMVSAQGGDTSQIDRLDLLPSAELQIEVRSESKGYVDSIQAEEIGLAAMMLGAGRETKDSVIDLGAGVELRKKIGDPVEIGDTLAVLHLNPARESGRAEAERRVLGAYGISGTKVPRRPLVFALVTPDGVKRF is encoded by the coding sequence ATGAGAGCTGTAGATCTGATCCGCAAAAAAAGAGACGGCCAGGAGCTGACGACCGAGGAGATCGGCTTTTTGGTCCGGGGGTACAGCGAAGGACGGATTCCCGACTATCAAATGTCCGCCTGGGCGATGGCCGTTTATTATCAAGGCATGAGCGCGCGGGAGACGGCCGATTTGACGATGGCGATGGCTTCGTCCGGCGAAACGATCGACTTAGGTTCGATTCGCGGCGTCAAGGTGGACAAGCATTCCACGGGCGGCGTCGGGGACAAAACGACGATCGTGCTCGGTCCCTTGGCGGCGGCGGCGGGCGTGCCTGTCGCCAAAATGTCCGGCCGGGGCTTGGGCCATACCGGCGGAACGATCGACAAGCTGGAAGCGATCTCCGGATTCTCCGTTGAGCTGGGCAAGGAGCGGTTCTTTCGGCAAGTGAACGAGCTCGGCCTCGCCGTCGTCGGCCAAAGCGGGAATATGACGCCGGCCGACAAGAAGCTGTACGCGCTGCGCGACGTCACCGCGACGGTGGACTCGATACCGCTGATCGCCAGCAGCGTCATGAGCAAAAAAATCGCCGCCGGCGCCGACGCGATCGTCCTGGACGTCAAAACGGGCAGCGGCGCGTTTATGAAGACGCTGGAGGATTCGATTCGCCTGGCCAAAGCGATGGTCGATATCGGCACCCAGGTCGGACGGCGCACGGTGGCGGTGATCAGCGATATGGACCAGCCGCTCGGCTACGCGATCGGCAATGCGCTGGAGATCAAGGAAGCCGTCGCCACGCTGCGCGGCGAAGGGCCGGCGGATTTGGAGGAGGTCTGCCTGATTTTGGCTTCCCACATGCTGATTCTGGGCGGAAAAGCGGCTGACGAAGAAGAAGCCCATGCGCTGCTGAAGGCTAAACTTCAAAGCGGCGAGGCGCTGGACAAGCTGAAGGGCATGGTTTCCGCCCAAGGCGGCGATACGTCCCAGATCGATCGCCTTGACCTGCTGCCGAGCGCCGAGCTGCAAATCGAGGTGCGTTCCGAAAGCAAAGGTTACGTCGATTCGATCCAGGCCGAGGAGATCGGACTGGCGGCGATGATGCTCGGTGCCGGACGGGAAACGAAGGATTCCGTCATCGATCTGGGCGCCGGCGTCGAACTGCGTAAAAAAATCGGCGATCCGGTCGAAATCGGCGACACGCTGGCCGTGCTGCACTTAAACCCCGCCCGCGAGAGCGGCCGGGCCGAGGCGGAACGCCGGGTGCTGGGAGCTTACGGCATTTCGGGGACGAAGGTTCCGAGAAGGCCGCTGGTGTTTGCGCTGGTCACGCCGGACGGCGTCAAAAGGTTCTGA
- a CDS encoding sensor histidine kinase, translating to MKRIFTDRPIQSKLLISFLPILVLSVAMTGWFSYLSVAGKLQQTTYYSLSDLVQQTSLFLDDKFATVFEQLVSIEDHPSFRSILAGEGQGYDQRRYDDIIGLHDRFEEIYHTYFQMIDSIYVGFNNGRSFNLQKEFVPRRVSADLADWVGEYQQAERGYYWLNSHRDRVFDTVESRKVLSNFKIIGTPSSEVSGLILINLRESYFRDIMENVKISPSGTLALISPDGTLFSKPLDERYEVAEETIAELRSLAGERGSLTARSSRGEKLTIAYDTLPLNQWVLAAIVPERDILAGVHSIKYISLGITLIVLLVFMIVAAWVARKLTDPIRYLSKQVKRFEQGNMQVNFQLDERNEIGVLANGLASLSEAVRQLLQEVRDKERQKRRIELHALQAQIQPHFLYNTLCSIKHLIDLREKEKASQMVAALTRFFRIGISKGKEVIPIGEEIEHVRSYLQILHLRYSKDFEFRIDVADELLTLSIPKLTLQPLVENAIYHGIKTKRGRGTVSISGRRTGGKAILEVYDNGSGIAPDKLERLAGSIRADRIDEAEEPITYGLRNCHRRLALHFGAPYGLKLESVHGEYTRVIVELPFTEKGEEYDSEAADR from the coding sequence ATGAAAAGAATTTTTACCGATCGGCCGATCCAGTCCAAACTGCTGATTTCTTTTTTGCCGATATTGGTGCTGTCGGTGGCGATGACCGGATGGTTTTCTTATCTTTCGGTTGCGGGGAAGCTGCAGCAGACGACTTATTATTCGCTGTCCGATCTGGTCCAGCAAACCTCGCTGTTTCTGGACGACAAATTCGCCACGGTGTTCGAGCAGTTGGTGAGCATTGAGGACCATCCTTCGTTCCGCAGCATTTTGGCGGGGGAAGGGCAGGGCTACGACCAGCGCCGTTATGACGACATCATCGGGCTGCATGACCGCTTCGAGGAGATTTACCATACTTATTTTCAGATGATCGATTCCATTTATGTCGGCTTCAACAATGGGCGTTCATTTAATTTGCAAAAAGAATTCGTCCCCCGCCGGGTGAGCGCGGACCTTGCCGATTGGGTGGGCGAATATCAGCAGGCCGAACGCGGTTATTACTGGCTGAACAGCCATCGGGACAGGGTGTTCGATACGGTAGAGTCGCGAAAGGTGCTGAGCAATTTCAAGATCATCGGCACGCCAAGCTCGGAAGTGAGCGGACTGATTCTGATCAACCTGCGGGAGAGTTATTTTCGCGACATTATGGAAAACGTCAAAATCAGCCCAAGCGGGACGCTGGCGCTGATCAGCCCGGACGGGACGCTGTTCTCCAAGCCGCTGGACGAGCGTTACGAAGTTGCCGAGGAGACGATCGCAGAGCTGCGGTCGCTGGCCGGAGAACGGGGGAGCCTGACCGCGCGGAGCTCCAGGGGGGAGAAGCTGACCATCGCCTACGACACGCTGCCGCTGAATCAGTGGGTGCTGGCGGCGATCGTGCCGGAACGCGATATTTTGGCGGGTGTCCATTCGATTAAATACATATCTCTTGGGATTACGCTCATCGTCCTGCTCGTGTTTATGATCGTGGCCGCCTGGGTGGCCCGCAAGCTGACGGACCCGATCCGTTACTTGTCCAAACAGGTGAAACGCTTCGAGCAAGGCAATATGCAGGTGAACTTTCAGCTCGATGAGCGCAACGAAATCGGGGTGCTGGCGAACGGTTTGGCCAGTCTGTCGGAGGCGGTCCGGCAGCTGCTGCAGGAGGTCCGCGACAAAGAGCGGCAAAAACGCCGCATTGAGCTCCATGCCTTGCAGGCGCAAATACAACCGCATTTTTTGTACAATACGCTGTGTTCGATCAAGCACCTGATCGATTTGCGGGAGAAGGAGAAAGCGTCGCAAATGGTCGCGGCGCTGACCCGTTTTTTCCGCATCGGCATCAGCAAAGGGAAAGAGGTTATTCCGATCGGTGAAGAGATCGAACATGTCCGCAGTTATTTGCAAATCTTGCACCTGCGCTACAGCAAAGATTTCGAGTTTAGGATTGATGTGGCGGACGAGCTGCTTACGCTATCCATCCCTAAGCTGACGCTGCAGCCGTTGGTGGAGAACGCGATTTACCACGGCATCAAAACGAAGCGGGGCCGGGGGACCGTTTCCATTAGCGGGCGCCGGACGGGCGGTAAAGCGATCCTGGAAGTGTACGACAACGGCTCGGGTATCGCCCCGGACAAGCTGGAGCGGCTAGCGGGTTCTATCCGGGCCGACAGAATCGATGAAGCCGAAGAGCCGATCACTTACGGTCTGCGCAATTGCCACCGGAGGCTGGCGCTGCATTTTGGCGCTCCGTATGGTCTAAAATTGGAAAGCGTGCACGGGGAATACACCCGGGTGATCGTTGAATTGCCTTTTACGGAGAAGGGGGAGGAATATGACAGTGAAGCTGCTGATCGCTGA
- a CDS encoding purine-nucleoside phosphorylase, with amino-acid sequence MTTTLTIGMIRDAADYIRSRAAHTPKVGLILGSGLGVLADHIEQPVTIAYKDIPYFPQSTVEGHAGELLIGTIQGTAVVLMKGRFHMYEGYGPELTAFPVRVMKELGVSTLLVTNAAGGVNTSYSPGDLMLISDHINLTGKNPLIGPNDGELGPRFPDMSQAYSRRLRETARQVAGEKGVPLQEGVYAGLLGPSYETPAEIRMLHTLGADAVGMSTVSEVIVARHAGLEVLGISCISNMAAGILDQPLSHAEVMETTDRVREKFLSLVLAIIPKM; translated from the coding sequence ATGACGACAACTTTAACGATAGGCATGATCCGGGACGCGGCGGACTATATCCGCTCCCGGGCGGCGCACACGCCGAAGGTGGGCCTTATTTTGGGCTCGGGCCTCGGCGTGCTCGCCGATCACATCGAGCAGCCGGTCACCATCGCCTATAAGGACATTCCTTATTTTCCGCAATCCACGGTGGAGGGGCATGCGGGCGAGCTGCTGATCGGCACCATTCAGGGAACGGCAGTCGTGCTGATGAAAGGCCGTTTCCACATGTATGAGGGATACGGCCCGGAGCTGACGGCGTTTCCCGTGCGCGTCATGAAGGAGCTTGGGGTATCGACGCTGCTGGTGACCAATGCGGCCGGTGGCGTGAACACCTCCTATTCGCCGGGCGATTTAATGCTGATTTCGGACCACATCAACCTGACCGGCAAAAATCCGCTCATCGGGCCAAACGATGGGGAACTGGGACCGCGCTTCCCGGATATGTCCCAAGCGTACAGCCGGCGGCTGCGGGAAACAGCCCGCCAGGTCGCTGGCGAAAAAGGCGTTCCGCTTCAGGAGGGCGTCTATGCCGGGCTGCTGGGTCCGTCATACGAGACCCCGGCGGAAATCCGCATGCTCCATACGCTGGGAGCTGACGCGGTCGGGATGTCGACCGTTTCCGAAGTAATCGTCGCCAGACATGCGGGGCTTGAGGTGCTGGGCATTTCCTGCATCAGCAACATGGCTGCGGGGATCTTGGATCAGCCGCTTTCCCATGCGGAAGTCATGGAGACGACCGACCGCGTGCGCGAGAAATTTTTAAGCCTTGTTTTGGCCATTATTCCTAAAATGTAA
- the deoD gene encoding purine-nucleoside phosphorylase — MSVHIAAKPGDIAETILLPGDPLRAKFIAETYLENAICYNEVRGMLGFTGTYQGKKISVQGTGMGIPSISIYVNELIKEYGVKNLLRVGTCGGMQEHVHVRDVILAQASCTDSSMNRHVFGGFDFAPIASFPLLKTAYEFGVKKGLKLHVGSIFSSDMFYRDDTTVTKLLMKYGVLGVEMETTALYTLAAKYGVNALTILTVSDHLLTGEETTAEERQTTFKQMMEVALDTAVTL; from the coding sequence ATGAGTGTACATATCGCTGCCAAACCGGGCGACATTGCGGAAACGATTCTTTTGCCGGGCGATCCGCTGCGGGCGAAATTTATTGCTGAAACGTATTTGGAAAATGCAATATGCTACAACGAAGTGCGCGGGATGCTCGGATTTACCGGAACCTACCAAGGCAAAAAAATATCCGTCCAAGGAACCGGCATGGGCATTCCCTCCATTTCGATTTACGTTAATGAATTGATCAAGGAATACGGGGTCAAAAATTTGCTCCGCGTTGGCACCTGCGGCGGGATGCAGGAGCATGTGCATGTGCGAGACGTTATTTTGGCCCAGGCTTCCTGCACGGATTCCAGCATGAACCGCCATGTGTTCGGCGGCTTTGATTTTGCCCCGATCGCCAGCTTCCCGCTGCTCAAAACCGCTTACGAGTTTGGCGTCAAAAAGGGGCTGAAGCTGCATGTCGGCAGCATTTTCAGTTCGGACATGTTCTACCGCGACGATACGACCGTCACGAAGCTGCTGATGAAATACGGCGTGCTTGGAGTGGAGATGGAGACGACCGCGCTCTATACGCTGGCCGCCAAATACGGCGTAAACGCGCTGACGATTCTGACGGTGAGCGACCACCTGTTGACCGGCGAGGAGACGACCGCCGAAGAACGGCAGACGACCTTCAAGCAGATGATGGAAGTGGCGCTGGACACCGCGGTGACGTTGTAA
- a CDS encoding phosphopentomutase: MQNGNRFRKISVIVLDSVGIGELPDAAQFGDEGAHTLGHILQTAHGTKLPNLQKLGLGNIAELPNLAPATDPAAYYGKMAEISAGKDTMTGHWELMGLKTETPFQTYPNGFPQDLIARFEQETGRKVIGNKPASGTEILVELGEEHMKTGAWIVYTSADSVFQIAAHEEIIPLPELYRACEIARKLTLEPEHSVGRVIARPFVGSPGNFQRTPNRHDYAVKPPEPTVLNALKNAGKEVVAVGKIGDIFSGEGITASFPTKSNRHGIEETLQRLDQDFSGLLFTNLVDFDSLYGHRRDPQGYARALEEFDAAVPDLLAKVGENDLLVITADHGNDPVHSGTDHTREYVPLLIYGPSLKNPGSLGVRGTYADLAATIADNFGVQAPEHGISFLSQLK, from the coding sequence ATGCAAAACGGAAATCGGTTCAGAAAAATATCGGTGATCGTGCTGGACAGCGTCGGAATCGGCGAGCTGCCCGACGCGGCGCAGTTCGGCGACGAGGGGGCGCACACGCTTGGTCATATTTTGCAAACGGCTCATGGCACCAAGCTGCCGAATCTGCAAAAGTTGGGCCTCGGCAATATCGCGGAGCTGCCGAATTTGGCTCCTGCCACAGACCCTGCCGCCTATTACGGAAAGATGGCGGAGATTTCCGCGGGCAAGGACACGATGACCGGCCATTGGGAGCTGATGGGGCTTAAAACCGAAACGCCGTTTCAAACGTACCCGAACGGATTCCCTCAGGACTTAATCGCCCGTTTCGAGCAGGAGACCGGCCGCAAGGTGATCGGCAACAAGCCGGCTTCGGGGACGGAGATTTTGGTCGAGCTCGGGGAAGAGCACATGAAAACGGGGGCGTGGATCGTGTATACGTCGGCGGACAGCGTGTTTCAAATCGCCGCGCACGAAGAGATCATCCCGCTGCCCGAGCTTTATCGCGCGTGCGAAATCGCGCGCAAGCTGACGCTTGAGCCGGAGCATTCGGTCGGCCGGGTTATCGCCCGCCCGTTCGTCGGCTCGCCGGGGAACTTCCAGCGCACGCCGAACCGGCACGATTACGCGGTGAAGCCGCCGGAGCCGACCGTGCTGAACGCGCTGAAAAACGCCGGTAAAGAAGTGGTGGCTGTCGGCAAGATCGGCGACATTTTCTCCGGCGAAGGCATTACGGCGTCGTTCCCGACGAAGAGCAACCGGCACGGCATCGAGGAAACGCTGCAGCGCCTGGATCAGGATTTTTCCGGCCTATTGTTTACGAATCTGGTCGATTTCGATTCCCTGTACGGCCATCGCCGCGATCCGCAAGGATATGCCCGCGCCTTGGAGGAATTCGATGCGGCTGTGCCGGATCTGCTCGCCAAAGTCGGCGAAAACGACCTGCTGGTGATTACCGCGGACCATGGCAACGATCCGGTCCATTCCGGGACGGATCATACGCGCGAATACGTGCCGCTGCTCATTTACGGGCCGTCCTTAAAGAACCCGGGCAGCCTCGGGGTGAGGGGAACGTATGCCGATCTGGCGGCCACGATCGCGGACAATTTCGGCGTTCAGGCCCCTGAGCACGGCATCAGCTTTTTAAGCCAATTGAAATAA
- a CDS encoding D-alanyl-D-alanine carboxypeptidase family protein: MNRRLLIWLAAFVLAVSVWPNYAFANHGGPHEEDDAIALADNARSAVLIDADTGTVIYEKQSHEQLPPASITKIMTMLLTMEAVDKGTLKLSDKVTASEYASSMGGSQIFLEPGEVMTVDELLKGVAMASGNDASVALAEKIAGSEKAFVRLMNERAKQLGMKDTHFANCNGLPVENHYSSAHDIAIMSRELLKYEGITKYTGAYQDYLRQGTEKPFWLVNTNKLVRFYSGADGLKTGYTSEAKFCLAATAKRDGLRLIAVVLGEPNTKTRNSEVSAMFDYAFSQYTLHPIYQAGETIGKVKVQKGMSAQIDLTAAKALNVLVKKGAPAESITHKLIAPEKLAAPVKAGQSIGKLVVYQDGKVLTEFELTAPADIGKAGWWTLFKRTAAHLFFVD, translated from the coding sequence TTGAACAGACGGCTGTTAATCTGGTTAGCCGCGTTCGTTCTGGCCGTTTCGGTTTGGCCGAATTACGCATTCGCCAACCACGGCGGCCCGCATGAAGAAGATGACGCTATCGCTCTGGCGGACAATGCCCGATCCGCCGTGCTGATCGATGCGGATACCGGCACGGTAATTTACGAAAAGCAGAGCCATGAGCAATTGCCTCCGGCCAGCATTACGAAAATCATGACGATGCTGCTGACGATGGAGGCGGTCGACAAAGGGACGCTGAAGCTGAGCGACAAGGTGACGGCCAGCGAATACGCTTCGTCGATGGGCGGCTCGCAAATCTTCCTGGAGCCGGGCGAAGTGATGACGGTGGATGAGCTGCTGAAAGGCGTGGCGATGGCTTCCGGGAACGACGCCTCCGTGGCGCTTGCGGAAAAAATCGCCGGCTCGGAGAAAGCGTTCGTGAGGCTGATGAATGAACGGGCCAAGCAGCTTGGCATGAAGGACACGCATTTTGCCAACTGCAACGGTTTGCCGGTGGAAAATCACTACAGTTCGGCTCACGACATCGCCATCATGAGCCGGGAGCTGTTGAAGTATGAGGGGATCACGAAGTATACCGGGGCTTATCAAGATTACTTGCGCCAGGGCACGGAAAAGCCGTTTTGGCTTGTCAACACGAATAAGCTCGTCCGCTTCTACAGCGGCGCCGACGGTCTGAAGACCGGCTACACCTCGGAAGCGAAGTTTTGCTTGGCGGCTACCGCCAAACGCGACGGACTGCGCCTGATCGCCGTCGTGCTCGGCGAACCGAATACGAAGACGCGGAACAGCGAAGTTTCGGCGATGTTCGATTATGCTTTTTCCCAATATACATTGCATCCGATATATCAAGCCGGGGAAACGATCGGCAAGGTGAAGGTGCAGAAGGGGATGAGCGCGCAGATCGACCTGACCGCCGCCAAGGCGCTCAATGTGCTGGTAAAAAAAGGCGCTCCGGCGGAAAGCATTACGCACAAGCTGATCGCTCCGGAAAAATTGGCGGCGCCGGTTAAAGCGGGGCAATCGATCGGCAAGCTCGTCGTTTATCAGGACGGAAAGGTGCTTACCGAATTTGAGCTGACCGCTCCGGCCGATATCGGTAAGGCGGGCTGGTGGACGCTGTTCAAACGGACGGCCGCACACTTGTTTTTTGTAGATTAA
- the spoIIAA gene encoding anti-sigma F factor antagonist — protein MNLHVEMETRRDTLIVRLSGELDHHTSDGVRMRMDEEIARGNCRNLVLSLKELQFMDSSGIGVILGRYKLIKQKGGKMVVCDVNPPVYRLLEMSGLFKIMPIFENEGLALSDLEVAL, from the coding sequence GTGAATTTGCATGTGGAAATGGAAACGCGCCGCGACACGCTGATCGTACGCTTAAGCGGAGAATTGGACCATCATACGTCGGACGGCGTCCGGATGCGGATGGACGAAGAGATCGCCCGGGGGAACTGCCGCAATCTCGTTTTAAGTCTCAAAGAACTGCAGTTTATGGACAGCTCGGGGATCGGCGTCATTCTCGGAAGATACAAGCTGATCAAGCAAAAGGGCGGCAAAATGGTCGTGTGCGACGTGAATCCGCCGGTTTACCGGTTATTGGAAATGTCGGGATTGTTTAAAATCATGCCGATCTTTGAAAACGAGGGATTGGCGCTTTCGGATTTGGAGGTGGCCCTGTGA
- the spoIIAB gene encoding anti-sigma F factor, which produces MNQGSNFMSLKFAARSENESFARVTVAAFVSQLDPTMDEITDLKTVVSEAVTNSIIHGYDGNPDGIVTISAEIEGDTVTLIIEDQGRGIEDVELAKQPLYTSKPELERSGMGFTIMENFMDEFDVVSEVGGGTRIRMKKRIVSKKALYN; this is translated from the coding sequence ATGAATCAAGGCAGCAATTTTATGTCGCTCAAGTTTGCCGCCAGATCCGAAAACGAATCGTTTGCCCGGGTAACGGTGGCCGCATTCGTATCGCAACTCGACCCGACAATGGACGAGATTACCGATTTGAAGACGGTTGTGTCCGAAGCGGTGACGAATTCGATCATTCATGGCTATGACGGAAATCCGGATGGGATTGTGACGATTTCCGCCGAGATTGAAGGCGATACCGTCACGCTGATCATCGAGGATCAGGGCCGCGGAATCGAAGACGTGGAGCTGGCCAAACAGCCGCTGTATACGTCCAAACCTGAGCTGGAGCGCTCCGGCATGGGATTTACGATCATGGAAAACTTCATGGACGAATTCGACGTCGTGAGCGAAGTGGGCGGCGGCACACGCATCCGGATGAAGAAAAGGATTGTATCCAAGAAAGCTTTATACAATTAG
- the xerD gene encoding site-specific tyrosine recombinase XerD — protein sequence MEQYAASFIAFLVERRELSGSTLEAYARDVKQYINYLRRRRVEHFREVTRAGIQLYFSAMKEEGKAPATVMRVSVTLRAFFEYLLRERVIDQDPFVMVELPKLDKKPPQTLTVEETEKLLETPDPAAPLGLRDKAMLELLYATGIRVSELISLDVRHVDTALRFCRCRGDSGKERIIPFGSVTAEWLERYLREGRPHLAQTEDEQALFPNRRGGRISRQGFWKVIKKYGQEAGINADITPHTLRHSFAVHLLERGADVRSVQEMLGHADMATIQMYLNQARPNLKSVYDAAHPRAGRKPEQGKGTAAPSY from the coding sequence ATGGAACAATATGCGGCCTCTTTTATTGCATTTTTGGTGGAGCGGCGGGAATTAAGCGGTTCGACGCTGGAAGCCTACGCACGGGATGTGAAGCAGTACATAAATTATTTGCGGCGGCGGCGGGTGGAGCATTTCCGGGAAGTGACGCGGGCCGGAATCCAGCTTTATTTCTCGGCGATGAAAGAGGAAGGCAAGGCTCCCGCCACGGTGATGCGCGTGTCGGTGACGCTGCGCGCTTTTTTCGAGTATTTGCTGCGGGAGCGGGTGATCGATCAGGACCCGTTTGTCATGGTGGAGCTGCCGAAGCTCGACAAAAAGCCGCCGCAAACATTAACGGTGGAGGAAACGGAGAAACTGCTGGAGACGCCGGATCCGGCCGCTCCGCTGGGCCTGCGCGACAAAGCGATGCTGGAGCTGCTGTATGCGACGGGAATCCGCGTGTCCGAGCTGATCTCGCTGGACGTTCGGCATGTGGATACGGCGCTGCGGTTTTGCCGCTGCCGCGGAGATAGCGGGAAGGAGCGCATCATTCCGTTTGGCAGTGTGACGGCGGAATGGCTGGAACGCTATTTGCGGGAAGGCCGGCCTCATTTGGCGCAAACGGAGGACGAACAGGCGCTGTTTCCGAATCGGCGCGGCGGGCGGATCAGCCGCCAGGGCTTCTGGAAGGTGATCAAGAAATACGGGCAAGAGGCCGGAATTAACGCCGACATTACGCCCCATACGCTGCGGCATTCCTTTGCCGTCCATCTGCTGGAACGCGGAGCGGACGTAAGATCGGTGCAGGAGATGCTGGGCCATGCCGATATGGCCACGATCCAGATGTACTTAAATCAAGCGAGACCGAACCTGAAATCGGTGTATGACGCCGCCCACCCGCGTGCCGGGCGCAAGCCGGAGCAGGGGAAAGGCACGGCGGCTCCGTCGTATTAA